Proteins encoded within one genomic window of Desulforegulaceae bacterium:
- a CDS encoding Hsp20/alpha crystallin family protein → MSYIKIIFGNPVNCTKSSSYQTFQTINPMFSFEDKWKPQMDIYETEEEIILTAEISGVKKEELEIEIDKKAARISGIRRPIMPTKDARYRLAEIQYGKFERVIFLPSQIDTEKVSASYQNGFLHLTMGKVSTKTFHSIKIEEEK, encoded by the coding sequence ATGAGTTACATAAAAATCATCTTTGGTAACCCAGTCAACTGCACTAAAAGTAGCAGCTATCAAACGTTTCAGACAATAAATCCAATGTTTTCCTTTGAAGACAAATGGAAACCCCAAATGGATATTTATGAAACAGAAGAAGAAATCATTCTCACCGCTGAAATCTCAGGAGTAAAAAAAGAAGAGCTTGAAATTGAAATTGATAAGAAAGCCGCAAGAATAAGCGGAATAAGAAGGCCGATAATGCCAACAAAAGATGCCAGATACAGACTGGCTGAAATTCAATACGGTAAATTTGAAAGGGTTATTTTTCTTCCTTCTCAAATAGACACAGAAAAAGTATCAGCTTCCTATCAAAACGGTTTTTTACATTTAACAATGGGAAAAGTTTCAACAAAAACATTTCACTCCATAAAGATTGAAGAAGAGAAATAA
- the ald gene encoding alanine dehydrogenase, with the protein MIVGILKEIMAEENRVAMTPAGVEIMKNNGHKVLVEKNAGIGSGFSDEDYKRAGAEIVDSPKTIYEASEMIMHVKEPQVSEYEMIRKDQIFFAYFHFAGNESLTREMQKRRPVAIAYETIENPDGSLPLLTPMSEVAGKMSTQEAAKYLESAQGGRGVLMGGIAGVTPATVLVIGGGIVGTNAALMACGLGAQVYILDMNLQRLRKLSEFMPKNCFPLMSSPATIRDLAKKADAIIGAVLLPGEKAPKLIDEEILRTMKKGAVIVDVAIDQGGCFTTSRPTTHGNPTYEVEGIVHYCVPNMPGAVPRTSTMALTNATLPYAVEIANKGWKQAAIENDSIKPGINMVDGKITFKGVAQAFNLDYTPIENFL; encoded by the coding sequence ATGATAGTTGGAATTCTAAAGGAAATAATGGCTGAAGAAAACAGAGTCGCAATGACTCCTGCCGGTGTTGAAATAATGAAAAACAACGGGCACAAAGTACTGGTGGAAAAAAATGCCGGAATTGGAAGCGGATTTTCAGATGAAGACTATAAAAGAGCCGGAGCAGAAATAGTTGACAGCCCAAAAACAATTTATGAAGCTTCCGAAATGATAATGCATGTTAAAGAACCTCAAGTTTCAGAATATGAGATGATAAGAAAAGATCAGATATTTTTTGCATATTTTCATTTTGCAGGAAACGAGTCTCTTACCAGGGAAATGCAAAAAAGACGCCCTGTTGCAATAGCTTATGAAACAATTGAAAATCCTGACGGAAGTCTTCCCCTTCTTACTCCAATGAGTGAAGTTGCCGGTAAAATGTCAACCCAGGAAGCAGCCAAATACCTTGAAAGTGCCCAGGGCGGAAGAGGGGTTTTAATGGGAGGAATTGCAGGGGTAACTCCTGCAACAGTGCTTGTAATAGGCGGAGGAATAGTTGGTACAAACGCAGCTCTTATGGCCTGCGGACTTGGAGCACAAGTCTATATTCTTGACATGAACCTTCAAAGACTGAGAAAACTTTCTGAATTTATGCCCAAAAATTGTTTTCCCCTGATGAGTTCACCTGCAACAATAAGAGATCTTGCAAAAAAGGCAGACGCAATAATCGGAGCAGTTCTTCTTCCAGGTGAAAAAGCTCCAAAGCTCATTGATGAAGAAATACTTAGAACAATGAAAAAAGGTGCTGTTATTGTTGACGTTGCAATTGACCAGGGCGGATGTTTTACCACATCAAGGCCTACAACCCACGGCAATCCTACTTATGAAGTTGAAGGAATAGTTCATTATTGTGTCCCTAATATGCCTGGTGCTGTACCAAGAACATCCACAATGGCACTTACCAACGCAACCCTTCCCTATGCAGTTGAAATTGCAAATAAAGGCTGGAAACAGGCGGCAATAGAAAATGATTCAATCAAGCCCGGAATAAATATGGTTGACGGAAAAATAACTTTCAAAGGAGTTGCCCAGGCTTTTAATCTTGATTATACACCCATTGAAAACTTTCTTTAA
- the lon gene encoding endopeptidase La produces the protein MQEQKPSIELTKQDLPANIPIMPLIDVTLFPKMVLPLIVKHEQGKKLIDDAMASNRLVGFIVSKQGKEVESPTADDLYEIGCGAIILKMAKSEDGKIQLLVQGVKRFRLKEITNHDPYITADIEQIEEPTNNDKEVQAISNNLLELYQKIIELSPGLPREMIQLAKTIEEPAVLADMIASTINATPKEKQGVLSIIDLKKRLKEVTKLVNYQLEILQIGSKIQSQIREDMNQKQKEYYLRQQLKAIQQELGDTDDLNLEIEEYREKIEKANMPEEANKEAERELKRLSRMHPSSSEYTVASTYLDWITAIPWDESSKDNLDIKAARKILDEDHFGLDKPKKRIIEYLAVRKLKPDSRGPIICFSGPPGTGKTSLGMSIANALGRDFVRIALGGVRDEAEIRGHRRTYVGALPGRIIQGIRRAGTNNPVFILDEVDKLGNDFRGDPSSALLEVLDPEQNNAFVDHYLDVPFDLSKVMFITTANVVHTIPPALKDRMEIIELSGYTEDEKLNIANKYLIPRQREAHGLNSKQVSFTQGAVKHIISDYTREAGLRNLEREIASAIRGVATQVAQEEVKEVTIKVNNLSKYLGPAKISPESKPKIDSPGVALGLAWTPAGGDVLFVEAAAMEGKKGLILTGQMGDVMKESVSAALSFIRANKEKLEIPDNFFEEHELHIHVPAGAIPKDGPSAGVTMLSAITSLALGKKTIKDLAMTGEITLRGEVLPVGGIKEKVLAAHRIGIKTLILPKDNEKDLDEIPKKVKKEIKFHFVRKMMDVVKLAIEQ, from the coding sequence ATGCAGGAACAAAAGCCATCTATAGAATTAACTAAGCAGGATCTTCCTGCTAATATACCCATAATGCCACTGATTGATGTTACATTATTCCCAAAAATGGTACTTCCCCTGATTGTAAAACACGAACAGGGAAAAAAGCTAATAGACGATGCCATGGCTTCAAACAGGCTTGTGGGCTTTATTGTTTCAAAACAAGGAAAAGAGGTAGAAAGCCCCACTGCTGACGATCTTTATGAAATAGGCTGTGGAGCAATCATACTTAAAATGGCAAAATCAGAAGACGGAAAAATTCAACTTCTTGTCCAGGGAGTTAAAAGATTCCGCCTTAAAGAAATTACAAATCATGACCCTTATATAACTGCTGATATTGAACAAATTGAAGAGCCCACTAACAATGACAAGGAAGTCCAGGCTATAAGCAACAACCTTTTGGAACTTTACCAAAAAATAATAGAATTGTCTCCCGGACTTCCCCGGGAAATGATCCAGCTTGCAAAAACCATTGAAGAACCAGCTGTACTTGCTGATATGATTGCTTCAACTATTAATGCAACACCTAAGGAAAAACAGGGAGTTCTTTCAATAATAGACCTTAAAAAACGTCTAAAAGAAGTTACCAAACTTGTAAATTATCAACTTGAAATTTTGCAGATAGGTTCAAAAATTCAGTCTCAGATAAGAGAAGACATGAACCAGAAACAAAAAGAATATTACCTGCGTCAGCAATTAAAAGCAATCCAGCAGGAACTTGGGGATACAGATGATTTAAATCTTGAAATTGAAGAATACAGAGAAAAAATAGAAAAGGCCAATATGCCTGAGGAGGCAAATAAGGAAGCCGAAAGAGAGCTTAAAAGGCTTTCAAGAATGCATCCTTCGTCTTCTGAATATACTGTTGCATCAACCTATCTTGACTGGATAACTGCAATTCCATGGGATGAATCCTCAAAGGATAATCTTGATATAAAAGCAGCCAGAAAAATTCTTGATGAAGATCACTTCGGCCTTGATAAGCCAAAAAAAAGAATCATTGAATATCTTGCTGTAAGGAAACTAAAACCTGATTCAAGAGGTCCAATAATCTGCTTCTCAGGACCTCCGGGCACAGGAAAAACCTCTCTTGGAATGTCTATTGCCAATGCTCTTGGAAGGGATTTTGTAAGAATTGCCCTTGGAGGAGTAAGGGACGAAGCTGAAATACGAGGCCACAGAAGAACTTACGTAGGAGCTTTGCCAGGAAGAATAATTCAGGGAATAAGAAGGGCCGGAACAAACAACCCTGTGTTTATTCTTGATGAAGTTGACAAGCTTGGCAATGATTTCAGAGGGGATCCTTCTTCTGCACTTTTAGAAGTGCTTGATCCTGAACAAAACAATGCTTTTGTAGATCACTACCTTGATGTTCCCTTTGATCTTTCAAAGGTTATGTTTATCACAACTGCAAATGTGGTTCACACCATTCCTCCGGCTCTAAAAGACAGAATGGAAATAATTGAGCTTTCAGGATATACTGAAGATGAAAAATTAAATATTGCCAACAAATATTTAATTCCCAGACAAAGAGAGGCCCATGGACTTAACTCAAAACAGGTTTCTTTTACCCAGGGTGCTGTCAAACATATAATAAGCGATTATACAAGGGAAGCAGGACTTAGAAACCTGGAAAGAGAAATAGCATCTGCAATAAGAGGGGTTGCAACTCAAGTTGCCCAGGAAGAAGTAAAAGAAGTAACAATAAAAGTAAACAATCTCTCAAAATATCTGGGCCCTGCAAAAATATCTCCTGAATCAAAACCAAAAATTGATTCTCCGGGAGTAGCCCTTGGTCTTGCATGGACTCCTGCAGGAGGGGATGTTTTATTTGTTGAAGCTGCTGCCATGGAAGGCAAAAAGGGACTGATACTTACAGGACAAATGGGTGATGTAATGAAAGAGTCTGTAAGTGCTGCTTTAAGTTTCATAAGAGCAAACAAGGAAAAACTTGAGATTCCTGATAATTTTTTTGAAGAGCATGAGCTTCATATTCATGTGCCGGCAGGAGCAATCCCAAAAGATGGGCCCTCAGCCGGAGTTACTATGCTTTCAGCTATTACTTCCCTTGCTCTTGGCAAAAAAACAATAAAAGACCTTGCAATGACAGGAGAAATAACATTAAGAGGGGAAGTGCTCCCTGTTGGGGGTATAAAAGAAAAAGTTCTTGCTGCCCATAGAATAGGGATAAAAACCCTTATTCTTCCCAAGGATAATGAAAAAGATTTAGATGAAATACCAAAGAAAGTAAAAAAAGAAATAAAATTTCATTTTGTCAGAAAAATGATGGATGTGGTTAAATTGGCAATAGAGCAATAA
- a CDS encoding ATP-dependent RecD-like DNA helicase has protein sequence MITISGTVLNVTFHNPSNGYTVAKLKQAEFSSTTNMVGIMDEIFPGEKLEVTGKWEEHEKFGEQFRVHSYESILPDTEEEIIKYLTSGIIKGIGESTASKIVDFFGTSAISIIESSPESLADVPGVGIKKAESIAAAWKNHSYARQLRQYLHEAGLPSEYTPQIILRYGSFSLDVVKKDPYRIVKENPYFNFEIIDRLGQKAMIEPFDKSRISAGVVCVLEKASNNGHCFLEVEELKLKTKRLTGSNNESIENSVESLLNESIIIKEIIDSKEVIYPFHLYRAEKGTADKLNALFEIPPEKLPITDDEIKEITASYLGVIPSNEQFDAIKGIIEQKAGIITGGPGTGKTTLIKALCKIFHHLKKKTAIAAPTGRAARRLSELTGQKAETIHKLLKFNATTEEFDKNESEPIDADVIIIDESSMIDIILCYHLLKAVTINTRIIFVGDIFQLPSVGPGNFLSDIIGSSKIPSFTLTTIFRQAKQSPIIMNAHRVNSGKLPIKDSNDNELSEFYFIRNESPKKAVETIVELLTKRIPKRFGLDPMEEIQVITPMHKGETGTFNLNKILQEKLNKSKENIKSGSNIFKKGDKVMHLVNNYTKEVFNGDIGRIKSVKIKDEIVEVAYPDYSEHKIVEYSFDELEELSLAYAISVHKSQGSEYPAVILPLMTQHFPLLQRNLLYTGMTRGKALLIIVGSSRAMEIAVNENRASKRYSHLKHRLCSVLN, from the coding sequence ATGATAACTATCTCCGGAACAGTTTTAAATGTTACTTTTCATAATCCTTCCAATGGATACACTGTTGCCAAATTAAAGCAGGCTGAATTTTCATCCACAACCAACATGGTTGGAATCATGGATGAAATTTTCCCTGGTGAAAAGCTTGAAGTTACAGGTAAATGGGAAGAACATGAAAAATTTGGGGAACAATTCAGGGTTCATTCATATGAATCAATTCTTCCAGATACTGAAGAAGAGATAATTAAGTATTTAACTTCTGGAATTATCAAAGGAATAGGCGAATCAACTGCTTCAAAAATAGTGGATTTCTTTGGAACTTCAGCAATTTCAATCATTGAATCAAGCCCTGAGTCTTTAGCAGATGTTCCCGGAGTAGGAATAAAAAAAGCTGAATCAATTGCAGCCGCCTGGAAAAATCACAGCTATGCAAGACAGCTTCGCCAATATCTCCATGAAGCCGGACTTCCCTCTGAATACACTCCCCAGATAATTTTAAGATACGGTTCCTTTTCTCTTGATGTAGTAAAAAAAGATCCATACAGAATTGTAAAAGAAAATCCATATTTTAATTTTGAAATAATTGACAGGCTGGGCCAAAAAGCCATGATTGAGCCTTTTGACAAATCAAGAATTTCTGCTGGAGTAGTCTGTGTTCTTGAAAAGGCTTCAAACAACGGTCATTGTTTTCTTGAAGTTGAAGAGCTAAAACTTAAAACAAAAAGACTTACAGGTTCAAATAACGAATCAATTGAAAATTCAGTTGAAAGCTTACTAAATGAGTCTATAATAATTAAAGAAATTATAGATTCAAAAGAAGTTATTTATCCTTTCCACCTTTACAGGGCTGAAAAAGGAACTGCTGATAAACTTAATGCACTTTTTGAAATCCCTCCTGAAAAACTTCCAATAACTGATGATGAAATAAAAGAAATCACAGCAAGTTATCTTGGAGTAATTCCCTCCAATGAACAATTTGATGCAATCAAAGGAATTATTGAACAAAAAGCAGGGATAATAACAGGAGGCCCCGGTACTGGTAAAACAACTCTTATAAAAGCACTTTGCAAAATTTTTCATCATCTTAAAAAAAAAACCGCAATTGCAGCTCCAACAGGAAGGGCGGCAAGAAGGCTGAGTGAATTAACAGGGCAAAAAGCCGAAACCATTCACAAGCTTTTAAAATTCAATGCCACAACTGAAGAGTTTGACAAAAATGAATCAGAGCCAATTGATGCAGATGTTATAATCATTGATGAATCATCAATGATAGATATAATTTTATGCTACCATCTTTTAAAAGCAGTAACAATTAATACCAGAATAATTTTTGTAGGTGATATTTTCCAGCTGCCTTCTGTGGGCCCGGGTAATTTTTTGTCTGATATTATAGGATCTTCAAAAATTCCTTCTTTTACCCTTACAACAATTTTTAGACAGGCAAAACAAAGCCCCATAATAATGAATGCCCATAGGGTAAATTCAGGAAAACTTCCTATTAAGGACTCAAACGACAATGAATTGTCAGAATTTTATTTCATAAGAAATGAAAGTCCTAAAAAAGCAGTTGAAACAATAGTGGAGCTTTTAACAAAAAGAATTCCTAAAAGGTTTGGCCTTGATCCAATGGAAGAAATCCAGGTAATAACTCCCATGCATAAAGGAGAAACAGGAACTTTTAATCTCAACAAAATTCTCCAGGAAAAACTCAACAAATCAAAAGAAAATATAAAATCAGGATCAAATATTTTTAAAAAAGGTGACAAGGTAATGCATCTTGTAAACAACTATACAAAAGAAGTTTTTAACGGTGATATTGGAAGAATAAAATCTGTAAAAATTAAAGATGAAATTGTTGAAGTTGCCTACCCTGATTATTCTGAGCACAAAATTGTTGAATACAGCTTTGATGAACTTGAAGAACTTTCCCTTGCCTATGCAATTTCAGTTCACAAGTCCCAAGGTTCGGAATATCCAGCAGTTATACTTCCCCTGATGACCCAGCACTTTCCACTTTTACAAAGAAACCTTTTATATACTGGAATGACAAGGGGAAAAGCCCTGCTTATTATTGTGGGAAGCTCAAGGGCTATGGAAATTGCAGTAAATGAAAATAGAGCATCCAAAAGATATTCACACTTAAAACATAGACTCTGCTCTGTTTTAAACTGA
- the gmhB gene encoding D-glycero-beta-D-manno-heptose 1,7-bisphosphate 7-phosphatase — protein MKKKPVIFIDRDGVINFDSPDYIKSCEELFFIPGSIEAIANLSKLGYEIFTITNQSVIGRKMVTMDGLRQIFDKMLDSVKENQGEIKEIFFCPHIPSDNCQCRKPKPGLFFQAKDKYNLDLSNSVMIGDSSKDIIAAENANIKFKILVLTGNGKKSQKELEEKQIIPDYIADNLFDAHNWIIKNTGS, from the coding sequence ATGAAAAAAAAACCTGTAATTTTTATTGATAGAGATGGGGTAATCAATTTTGACTCTCCTGATTATATAAAATCTTGTGAAGAATTGTTTTTTATTCCCGGAAGTATTGAAGCAATAGCAAACCTGAGTAAACTGGGATATGAAATTTTTACAATTACAAATCAGTCTGTAATTGGAAGAAAAATGGTTACCATGGATGGGTTAAGGCAAATATTTGATAAAATGCTTGATTCAGTAAAAGAAAACCAAGGAGAAATTAAAGAAATATTTTTTTGCCCTCACATTCCCAGTGACAATTGCCAATGCAGGAAACCAAAACCCGGCCTTTTTTTCCAGGCAAAAGATAAATACAATCTTGACCTTTCAAATTCAGTAATGATAGGCGACAGTTCAAAAGATATCATTGCAGCTGAAAATGCAAATATAAAATTTAAAATTCTGGTTTTAACAGGAAACGGGAAAAAATCTCAAAAAGAACTTGAAGAAAAACAAATAATTCCAGATTATATTGCAGACAATCTTTTTGATGCCCATAATTGGATAATTAAAAACACAGGCTCTTAA
- a CDS encoding NAD-binding protein, whose translation MRSVKITAEIFILICIILSCLIIPIDYIFPSYGSVWIKIEIFFAVLFSIEYLIRWSFSENKLKYPFSFYAVIDLLAILPSLLLLSTNFMMFRLFRMARFLRLLRLVRYNAYLYDYLNNLQNKFSVLRDEYQLDNLYHLLIISALALVLGANILYFIEFEFSGVEGPFSDYWDSYWHMVIVLLSGIEEKEPISLVGRVVITFFMIAGVCVVGMLTAEIVSILVRKLNRKGKVRLKPVNSIMENHIVILGHNTHFDYLIRQLYSAFGGRYYILAVCDLADQIPISIPFVYKHVVALKGDPLNPEVLKKSDIDLAKRVIVLSENKESANSVSSDHNCLMKAIAVNSINKMVPITVQLNFLSSMKFAKVMDNTDFIVSSVYSEKLISQGVLNPGVTEIYRSLMTFSFDSCEFYRVKLPEFFGTTSFNKVQKFFLNEKKKSIPVGVYKYNKNIGLYDLKINPCLDHSKPNEYFDLEIESSDYLIVLAYEEPNFEPERRKVKKKKKQKLKYFTSNAFSCIDDRCINSSFKSLENNNVIICNVNSNLKSIADELLYGSRERYFKLTIIIQDENIIKNHPEWCPSEGENLRFIYGSPVKKEILEQAGVRDCGAAIILSDPNYGDYADAPSALTAMAIETINPAVHTVMELLNSSNREFIDFNIINEAVCLGDMTEKLLAQNSFNPGVIEIFDNLLTSGKGTPEIFLVKVPEELKDKSFYEIYEINLDLKLPFIIIGFIQNNEYFINPDFDKFVFRKMSGRDSRFIVIGHDYEAINFNGFC comes from the coding sequence GTGAGATCAGTAAAAATAACCGCGGAAATTTTTATTCTTATATGTATAATTTTATCTTGCCTAATTATTCCCATAGATTATATTTTTCCGTCTTATGGAAGCGTATGGATAAAAATTGAAATATTTTTTGCTGTTCTTTTTTCAATTGAGTACTTAATTAGATGGTCATTTTCAGAAAATAAATTAAAGTACCCATTTTCTTTTTATGCAGTAATAGATCTTCTGGCAATTCTCCCCTCACTTTTGTTGCTGAGCACAAACTTCATGATGTTCAGGCTTTTTAGAATGGCAAGATTTTTAAGGCTTTTAAGACTTGTAAGATATAATGCATATCTTTACGATTACCTTAACAATCTGCAAAATAAATTTTCTGTTTTAAGAGACGAATATCAGCTTGATAACCTTTATCATCTCCTCATTATTTCTGCCTTAGCTCTTGTTCTAGGGGCAAACATTTTGTATTTTATAGAGTTTGAGTTCTCAGGAGTTGAAGGGCCTTTCAGTGACTATTGGGACTCTTATTGGCATATGGTTATTGTGCTCCTCTCAGGGATTGAGGAAAAGGAACCTATCTCTCTTGTTGGGCGAGTCGTGATAACATTTTTTATGATTGCAGGTGTCTGTGTAGTAGGTATGCTGACAGCTGAAATAGTGTCTATTCTTGTAAGAAAACTCAACAGGAAGGGCAAAGTAAGGCTAAAGCCTGTTAATTCAATTATGGAAAATCATATTGTTATTTTAGGACATAACACTCATTTTGATTATTTGATCCGCCAGCTCTACAGTGCTTTTGGGGGCAGATATTATATTCTTGCTGTTTGTGATCTTGCCGATCAAATACCGATATCAATACCTTTTGTTTATAAACATGTTGTTGCTCTTAAAGGAGATCCTCTTAACCCTGAAGTTTTAAAAAAGTCAGATATAGATTTAGCAAAAAGAGTAATTGTGCTTTCAGAAAATAAAGAATCAGCAAATAGTGTTTCATCAGATCACAATTGTCTTATGAAGGCCATTGCTGTTAACTCAATTAATAAAATGGTTCCAATCACTGTTCAGCTAAACTTTCTCAGCAGTATGAAGTTTGCAAAAGTAATGGATAACACAGATTTTATTGTAAGCTCGGTTTATTCTGAAAAACTTATAAGCCAAGGAGTTTTAAACCCAGGAGTAACGGAAATTTATCGCTCTTTAATGACTTTTTCGTTTGATTCATGTGAATTTTACAGGGTAAAGCTTCCAGAGTTTTTTGGAACAACAAGTTTTAATAAAGTTCAGAAATTCTTTTTAAATGAAAAAAAGAAAAGTATTCCTGTTGGAGTATATAAGTACAATAAAAACATAGGCCTTTATGATTTAAAAATCAATCCTTGCTTAGACCATTCTAAACCCAATGAATATTTTGACCTTGAAATTGAGTCATCTGATTACCTTATTGTTTTGGCTTATGAAGAACCAAACTTTGAGCCAGAGCGACGAAAGGTTAAGAAAAAGAAAAAACAAAAGCTTAAATATTTTACAAGTAATGCTTTTAGTTGCATTGATGACCGCTGTATAAACTCTTCTTTTAAAAGCCTTGAAAATAACAATGTTATTATCTGTAATGTAAATTCAAATTTGAAAAGTATCGCTGATGAGCTTTTGTACGGAAGCAGGGAAAGATATTTTAAGCTTACAATAATAATTCAAGATGAAAATATAATAAAAAATCATCCGGAATGGTGTCCTTCTGAAGGTGAGAATTTAAGGTTTATCTACGGCAGCCCGGTAAAAAAAGAAATTCTTGAACAGGCCGGGGTAAGAGATTGCGGAGCCGCAATTATTTTGTCGGATCCAAATTATGGAGATTATGCTGATGCACCTTCTGCACTTACAGCCATGGCAATTGAAACTATAAATCCCGCAGTTCACACTGTAATGGAGCTTCTTAATTCATCAAACAGGGAGTTTATTGATTTTAATATTATAAATGAAGCTGTGTGCCTTGGGGACATGACCGAAAAGCTTCTTGCCCAAAACTCCTTTAATCCGGGGGTGATAGAAATTTTTGACAATCTTCTTACTTCTGGAAAGGGAACTCCGGAGATTTTTTTGGTAAAAGTTCCTGAAGAATTAAAAGATAAAAGTTTTTATGAAATTTACGAAATCAATTTGGATTTAAAGCTGCCTTTTATAATTATTGGGTTTATCCAGAACAACGAGTATTTTATAAATCCTGACTTTGATAAGTTTGTTTTTAGGAAAATGTCAGGCAGGGATTCTAGATTTATTGTGATAGGCCATGATTATGAAGCAATAAATTTTAATGGGTTTTGTTAA
- a CDS encoding septal ring lytic transglycosylase RlpA family protein gives MKTKIFLTCMIALFIFTSCASKHEKNNKGTSYYVFGKKYTTIKSAKGFNQSGIASWYGKKFHGRKTANGETYNMHSMTCAHKTLPFNTKLEVENLVNGKKIILRVNDRGPFVKGRIIDLSYKAAKELGIDISGTAPVRIKSVKKADFNHGEFTIQTASFANYDNAVNFKKTLLKDFNHVFILQTKINGQTFYRVRAGKFNTLEEAKINETKLRKQGHSNAFAMALD, from the coding sequence ATGAAAACAAAAATCTTTCTAACTTGTATGATAGCTCTTTTTATTTTTACTTCTTGTGCTTCTAAACATGAAAAAAACAATAAAGGCACTTCCTATTATGTTTTTGGGAAAAAATATACTACAATAAAAAGTGCAAAAGGATTTAATCAGTCAGGCATAGCCTCGTGGTATGGTAAAAAGTTTCATGGCAGAAAAACAGCCAATGGAGAAACCTACAATATGCACTCAATGACCTGTGCCCACAAAACCCTTCCCTTTAATACAAAGCTTGAAGTTGAAAATCTTGTAAACGGAAAAAAAATCATCCTAAGAGTAAATGACAGAGGACCTTTTGTAAAAGGCAGGATTATAGATCTTTCATATAAAGCTGCCAAAGAACTTGGGATAGACATTTCCGGAACTGCCCCGGTAAGAATAAAATCAGTAAAAAAGGCAGATTTTAATCATGGTGAATTCACTATTCAAACAGCTTCATTTGCCAATTATGACAATGCGGTCAATTTTAAAAAAACTCTTTTAAAAGACTTTAACCATGTGTTTATTCTCCAGACAAAAATAAACGGACAAACATTTTACAGAGTCAGAGCCGGAAAGTTCAACACTCTTGAAGAAGCAAAAATAAACGAGACCAAATTAAGAAAACAAGGCCATTCAAATGCTTTTGCAATGGCCCTTGACTAA
- a CDS encoding response regulator: protein MRTKILLADDDPMIREMLQIVLTKFEFEVTTAENGKQVVEILKTNPRFELIILDINMPELNGIETAKQIRSSKNPLIKNIPIIAMTGYQEENEINSIINSGINNYIAKPAKPAALIEIIENSLGNSSGFNKEIKKQNFENSSDKSVFDVYEQDEIDIKKGITYLGDNFNIFKKLLIKFYKNYTGYVDKMKVLIENKKYKDLEFTLHKLKGVSAQICAIKLNKETIEFENLINKNPDLISLESIASLEKHFIKTMEVIEKIFQPEPKRQIEESPEIFKQADPMAIKNNLLRLATYLKQKKTNDAETIIYELTRSKLNENHLKVLKEIKFFTENNDLDAAFLKVKKFLNLL from the coding sequence ATGAGAACAAAAATTCTTCTAGCTGACGATGATCCCATGATAAGAGAAATGCTTCAAATAGTTTTAACCAAATTTGAATTTGAAGTAACAACAGCAGAAAATGGAAAACAGGTAGTTGAAATATTAAAAACAAACCCCAGATTTGAACTTATAATTCTAGACATAAACATGCCTGAATTAAATGGGATTGAAACAGCAAAACAAATAAGAAGCTCTAAAAATCCATTAATAAAAAACATACCTATCATAGCCATGACAGGCTACCAGGAAGAAAATGAAATAAACTCCATTATCAACTCAGGAATAAACAATTATATAGCAAAACCTGCAAAGCCTGCAGCCTTGATAGAAATAATTGAAAACAGCCTGGGAAACTCTTCTGGTTTTAATAAAGAAATTAAAAAACAAAACTTTGAAAATTCATCTGACAAATCTGTTTTTGATGTTTATGAGCAAGATGAAATAGATATTAAAAAAGGAATTACTTATTTAGGGGACAATTTTAATATCTTTAAAAAGCTTTTAATTAAATTTTATAAAAACTACACAGGCTATGTTGATAAAATGAAAGTTCTTATTGAAAATAAAAAATATAAGGATTTAGAATTTACTCTTCACAAACTTAAAGGTGTTTCAGCCCAGATCTGTGCAATTAAGCTTAACAAAGAAACAATAGAGTTTGAAAACTTGATCAATAAAAATCCAGACCTAATTTCCCTTGAATCAATAGCCTCCCTTGAAAAACATTTTATAAAAACCATGGAGGTCATTGAAAAAATATTTCAGCCTGAACCCAAAAGACAAATTGAGGAAAGCCCTGAAATATTTAAACAGGCAGATCCCATGGCTATTAAAAACAATTTGTTAAGGCTTGCCACCTACCTGAAACAAAAAAAGACAAATGATGCTGAAACAATAATATATGAATTAACCAGATCAAAGTTAAATGAAAATCATCTCAAAGTTTTAAAAGAAATAAAATTTTTCACAGAAAACAATGATTTGGACGCTGCCTTTTTAAAAGTGAAAAAGTTTTTGAATTTATTATAG